In a single window of the Olivibacter sp. SDN3 genome:
- a CDS encoding Gfo/Idh/MocA family protein produces the protein MMNKTRRTRREFIKTATVGATAVTFGGILPGFTARSYGQIMGSNERIKVAMMGVNARGLALANNFSQQPNCEITFVCDVDSRAAAKCISQVEKNQSKKPEAEPDFRKTLDKDEVDALVVAAPDHWHAPAAILASKAGKHVYLEKPCSHNPHEGELLIEAAKKYKNVIQMGNQRRSWPNVAVGIAALHDGIIGKPYFAKTWYTNNRKSIGIGKEIAIPEWLDFDLWQGPAPRDAYKDNIIHYNWHWFWHWGTGEALNNGTHMVDLARWGLQVDYPSKVTSAGGRYHYKDDWQTPDTQMISIEFGDQAMITWEGRSCNGRSNEGASVGVIFYGEKGSLEIQGGNAYTVFDLDNKVVKEVKNETGIDTRNLTNPSQALDAIHIQNFFEGIKNGTQLNADIVSGHISTLLVQLGNIAQRSGGLLNTDSSNGHILDNPEAMTLWQREYEPGWEPTIA, from the coding sequence ATGATGAATAAAACAAGAAGAACACGTAGAGAATTTATTAAAACCGCTACTGTGGGAGCTACAGCTGTTACTTTCGGTGGAATACTTCCAGGTTTTACCGCAAGGAGTTATGGGCAGATTATGGGATCGAACGAACGTATCAAGGTAGCCATGATGGGGGTCAACGCTAGGGGGTTAGCTTTGGCAAACAATTTTTCCCAACAACCTAATTGTGAGATTACCTTTGTGTGCGATGTGGATAGCAGAGCCGCAGCAAAATGTATCAGTCAAGTAGAGAAAAATCAATCAAAAAAGCCGGAAGCGGAGCCTGACTTTAGAAAAACATTGGACAAAGATGAAGTGGATGCACTGGTGGTAGCTGCACCTGATCATTGGCATGCACCTGCTGCTATTCTTGCTTCTAAAGCTGGTAAACATGTTTATTTGGAGAAACCGTGTAGTCACAATCCTCATGAAGGTGAATTATTGATCGAAGCGGCAAAAAAGTATAAAAATGTTATCCAAATGGGGAATCAGCGACGCTCTTGGCCGAATGTTGCCGTAGGTATTGCCGCCTTACATGATGGCATTATAGGAAAGCCGTATTTCGCCAAAACATGGTATACCAATAACCGGAAGTCAATTGGTATAGGAAAAGAAATTGCGATTCCGGAGTGGCTTGATTTTGATCTGTGGCAAGGGCCTGCGCCAAGAGACGCATACAAGGACAATATCATACATTATAATTGGCATTGGTTCTGGCACTGGGGTACTGGCGAAGCGCTTAATAATGGTACACATATGGTTGACTTAGCTAGATGGGGCTTACAGGTTGATTACCCTAGCAAAGTTACTTCTGCCGGTGGTAGGTACCATTATAAGGATGATTGGCAAACTCCTGATACGCAGATGATATCGATCGAGTTTGGAGATCAGGCGATGATTACCTGGGAAGGACGTAGTTGTAATGGACGGTCAAACGAAGGGGCTAGTGTTGGTGTCATTTTTTATGGAGAAAAAGGTTCCCTGGAGATTCAGGGTGGTAATGCTTACACTGTTTTTGATCTAGACAACAAAGTGGTGAAAGAAGTGAAGAATGAGACCGGCATTGATACCAGAAACTTAACCAATCCCTCGCAGGCGCTGGATGCTATCCATATCCAGAATTTCTTCGAAGGAATAAAAAATGGCACGCAGCTTAATGCGGATATTGTTAGTGGACACATCAGTACGTTACTAGTGCAATTAGGAAATATCGCGCAAAGAAGTGGTGGACTTTTAAACACGGACTCTTCAAATGGCCATATTTTGGATAATCCCGAAGCAATGACATTATGGCAAAGGGAATATGAGCCGGGTTGGGAACCAACTATTGCATAG
- a CDS encoding acyl-CoA thioester hydrolase/BAAT C-terminal domain-containing protein: MLFQEFTRQIYVICYLWTVVFISCTTDLAAQQRSIKCLGNDSVWNILTPYFCAPDSLKDRKGNYRSVFDNYDSKQVQLKANWRERRMKIKKKWHSMMGVWPPLLEKQLFEIIDTIDKDTYYKHLVKFYLTPQEQTEAYLLVPKGQGKKPAVITVFYEPETAIGEGKPNRDFALQLTKRGFITLSVGTKNASERQEFSLFYPTIEHAKVQPLSMLAYAAANAYHVLANHIEVDASKIGIIGHSFGGKWAMFASCLFDKFTCAVWSDPGIVFQQDRASVNYWEPWYLGYHPKPWRKRGLITARNPAKGLYPQLISEGYNLHELHALMAPRPFLVLGGAEDPIERWVALNHTIAVNRYLGYENRVAMINRPNHEPNRESNEIAYLFFEYFLKE; the protein is encoded by the coding sequence ATGTTATTCCAGGAGTTTACACGGCAGATATACGTTATTTGTTACTTATGGACAGTTGTATTCATAAGTTGTACGACTGATCTAGCGGCACAACAGCGATCAATTAAGTGTTTAGGTAATGACAGCGTTTGGAATATATTAACCCCTTATTTCTGTGCGCCCGACTCCTTAAAAGATAGAAAAGGAAACTATAGATCAGTATTTGACAACTATGATAGTAAGCAGGTGCAGCTAAAAGCGAACTGGCGGGAGCGTAGAATGAAAATTAAGAAAAAGTGGCATTCGATGATGGGGGTGTGGCCGCCACTGCTGGAAAAGCAATTGTTCGAAATAATAGATACGATCGATAAAGATACCTATTATAAGCATCTAGTAAAATTTTATTTGACTCCACAAGAACAGACAGAAGCTTACCTGTTAGTGCCTAAAGGCCAAGGGAAGAAACCCGCCGTTATTACAGTTTTTTATGAGCCGGAAACAGCTATTGGTGAAGGGAAACCCAATCGTGATTTCGCATTACAACTAACAAAAAGAGGCTTCATCACACTATCCGTTGGAACAAAAAATGCGTCGGAACGACAGGAGTTTTCGTTGTTCTATCCCACTATAGAACACGCGAAAGTGCAACCTCTTTCCATGCTGGCTTATGCTGCTGCGAATGCCTATCATGTATTGGCTAACCACATTGAAGTAGATGCGTCCAAGATTGGCATTATCGGACATTCATTTGGAGGAAAATGGGCTATGTTCGCCTCCTGTCTGTTTGACAAATTCACCTGCGCAGTGTGGTCAGATCCAGGTATTGTTTTTCAGCAGGATAGAGCTTCTGTTAACTATTGGGAACCTTGGTACTTAGGTTATCATCCAAAGCCATGGCGAAAGAGAGGTTTAATAACAGCGAGAAATCCGGCAAAAGGGCTATACCCACAACTAATTTCTGAAGGGTATAACTTACATGAGTTACATGCGTTAATGGCTCCGAGGCCATTTTTAGTATTAGGAGGGGCGGAAGATCCGATTGAAAGATGGGTTGCTTTGAATCATACAATAGCGGTTAACAGATACTTGGGGTATGAAAATAGGGTTGCAATGATCAATAGACCGAACCATGAGCCAAATAGAGAATCAAATGAGATAGCTTATTTGTTTTTTGAATATTTTTTAAAGGAATGA
- a CDS encoding substrate-binding domain-containing protein has translation MYKPVEKKDFGVKEIARLANVSIATVDRVLHNRKGVSEATKKKINDIIKEFDYKPNVIASRLASKKTSNFVVLIPRSTETDFWEAPMLGVDRALKELKQYGIRVTSYFFDLNDKKSFVKQVELMMQQPIDGILMAPSFIDEALELIDICRERKIPYVFINSDIPRQNSVCYIGPHLFCSGYQAAQLMDFAVKKGKLLVVNVSKEIDQYHHLVRKEEGFRAYFEKNNRSLEIVKIDVKKTDRVSVEEALDHAFNQHKEIEGVFVTNSRVSSVAHYFEVNGINKLLIGYDFLRENIKYLELDIIDFLICQKPEEQGYRGIMTLYRYIVLNERDIKDRFMPIDIVTKENYRFYHN, from the coding sequence ATGTATAAACCTGTAGAAAAGAAAGATTTTGGAGTGAAGGAAATAGCCCGGCTGGCAAATGTTTCTATTGCCACCGTAGATCGTGTGTTACATAATCGTAAAGGAGTTTCCGAAGCAACAAAAAAAAAGATTAACGATATTATCAAAGAGTTTGATTACAAACCTAATGTGATAGCTAGTCGGTTAGCTTCGAAAAAAACATCCAATTTTGTAGTGCTAATCCCGAGATCAACGGAGACCGATTTTTGGGAAGCGCCTATGTTGGGAGTTGACCGCGCGCTTAAAGAGTTGAAACAATACGGCATAAGGGTAACAAGTTATTTTTTTGATTTAAATGACAAGAAATCGTTTGTTAAACAAGTTGAATTGATGATGCAACAGCCGATAGACGGCATATTAATGGCGCCGTCGTTCATTGATGAAGCATTGGAATTAATTGATATATGTAGAGAAAGAAAAATTCCTTATGTGTTCATCAATTCCGATATTCCCAGACAAAACAGCGTTTGCTACATTGGCCCACACCTTTTTTGCAGCGGTTATCAAGCCGCCCAGCTGATGGATTTTGCAGTGAAAAAAGGAAAATTATTAGTAGTGAACGTATCTAAAGAGATTGATCAGTACCATCACCTAGTCCGTAAGGAAGAGGGGTTTAGAGCTTATTTTGAAAAGAACAACCGATCTTTGGAGATTGTAAAGATTGACGTTAAGAAAACAGATCGGGTGTCTGTCGAAGAAGCTTTGGATCATGCGTTTAATCAACACAAAGAAATAGAGGGGGTTTTTGTTACAAACTCAAGAGTGTCGTCGGTAGCACATTATTTTGAAGTAAATGGCATTAATAAGCTGTTGATTGGATATGACTTTTTACGTGAGAATATTAAATATCTTGAGCTTGATATCATTGATTTTTTAATATGTCAAAAGCCTGAAGAGCAAGGGTATAGAGGAATCATGACCTTGTATCGATACATTGTGTTAAATGAACGAGACATTAAAGACCGGTTTATGCCTATTGATATCGTGACGAAGGAAAACTATCGTTTCTATCACAATTAA
- a CDS encoding PfkB family carbohydrate kinase translates to MKTLIFDICCIGHITLDTVITPSTTKRMPGGTSFYFSNALKNFDVSFKLVTALGEKEKYIADIMQHKKMQVKVLPSKHTVYFENIYSKNQDHRTQRVSQQADPFNMKNLLDINAKIFHLGPLLEEDIPVEIIKYLSTKGRVSLDIQGYLRTIKNKEVYYNDWGKKKEALPYVDILKANEFEMETLTGTKDIFEGAKRLANLGVKEVVITLGSKGSIIYKQNIFYTIPAYPPLEIIDATGCGDTYMAGYLYKTIAGKGVQEAGEFAAAMSTIKIENSGPFTGRAEDVAQVFLRNHDKDFIQKVS, encoded by the coding sequence ATGAAGACGTTGATATTTGATATCTGTTGCATTGGTCATATCACCCTTGATACGGTGATCACACCCTCAACTACAAAACGGATGCCCGGTGGCACCTCCTTTTATTTTTCAAATGCGTTGAAAAATTTTGATGTGTCGTTCAAGTTGGTAACAGCCCTGGGTGAAAAAGAAAAATACATAGCGGATATTATGCAACATAAGAAGATGCAAGTTAAGGTGTTGCCCAGTAAACATACGGTTTATTTTGAAAACATTTATAGCAAAAACCAAGATCACCGCACGCAGAGAGTATCTCAGCAAGCAGACCCATTCAACATGAAAAACCTGCTCGATATAAATGCTAAGATATTCCACTTAGGCCCTTTATTGGAAGAAGATATCCCCGTAGAAATAATTAAATATTTATCGACAAAAGGACGGGTGTCTTTGGATATTCAAGGCTATCTGAGAACAATAAAAAATAAAGAAGTATATTACAACGACTGGGGTAAAAAAAAGGAAGCATTGCCGTATGTGGATATCTTAAAGGCAAATGAATTTGAAATGGAAACGCTTACTGGCACGAAAGATATTTTCGAAGGAGCTAAACGATTGGCCAACCTTGGTGTAAAAGAAGTAGTTATTACCTTGGGAAGTAAAGGTTCCATTATCTACAAACAAAACATATTTTATACTATACCAGCGTACCCTCCATTAGAGATAATAGACGCAACTGGTTGTGGAGACACCTATATGGCGGGTTACCTTTACAAAACTATTGCTGGTAAAGGAGTACAGGAAGCGGGAGAATTTGCAGCAGCAATGTCAACCATAAAAATAGAGAACTCAGGTCCCTTCACTGGAAGAGCTGAAGATGTAGCACAAGTTTTTCTACGAAATCACGATAAGGATTTCATCCAAAAAGTTTCCTGA
- a CDS encoding C40 family peptidase — MNHFRNIILLSFAVTFFPLNNIVAFTIVKSSAPSFSLNTSTLTADKLVAFAKSLKGIKYKYGASHPKVGFDCSGFVNYVFKNFSIDVPRSSASFKNHGRTISLKEAKQGDLILFTGPNIQKKTIGHIGIITSASGKPIHFIHSTSGKAYSVTETPFNESYKRRFVKVVRVF; from the coding sequence ATGAATCATTTTAGAAATATTATCTTGCTTTCTTTCGCAGTCACATTTTTCCCCTTGAATAATATAGTCGCATTTACCATTGTTAAGAGTTCAGCACCGAGCTTTTCCCTCAACACATCTACGTTGACGGCCGATAAACTGGTTGCTTTTGCCAAAAGCTTGAAAGGAATAAAATACAAGTATGGAGCTAGTCATCCAAAGGTAGGCTTTGATTGTTCAGGTTTTGTTAACTATGTATTTAAAAATTTTAGTATCGATGTTCCGAGAAGTTCTGCTAGTTTCAAAAATCACGGCCGTACCATCTCATTAAAGGAAGCCAAACAGGGCGACCTCATACTTTTTACAGGTCCCAACATACAAAAAAAAACAATCGGTCATATCGGCATTATAACGTCCGCTTCCGGGAAACCTATACATTTTATTCATAGTACTTCAGGTAAGGCTTATAGTGTTACAGAAACACCATTCAATGAAAGTTATAAAAGGCGTTTCGTTAAGGTTGTAAGGGTATTTTAA
- a CDS encoding TetR/AcrR family transcriptional regulator, translating to MGSKERIQRLKDGNRIKILEASLQIVKEEGVQAISMRKIADIIEYTAPMIYEYFVNKEAILSELAGKGYLMLAKAVKAAKEKEITLEKQLEAMWLAYWYFAFEEKELYQLMYGVGTQCCEMEKSFKCFDSHATIISEVIKEVMKDSNPSEDLICQKYFTYWSIIHGLISINLVNKGFGDEVNQEVLKDAIHGITRSLVD from the coding sequence ATGGGAAGTAAAGAGCGGATACAACGGTTAAAAGATGGGAACCGGATAAAAATTCTGGAAGCATCATTACAGATCGTTAAAGAGGAAGGGGTTCAGGCGATAAGCATGCGTAAAATTGCTGACATCATCGAATATACTGCCCCCATGATTTATGAGTATTTTGTGAATAAGGAGGCCATTCTTTCAGAATTGGCGGGTAAAGGTTATCTTATGTTAGCAAAAGCCGTGAAAGCTGCCAAAGAAAAAGAAATAACACTTGAAAAACAATTAGAAGCGATGTGGCTGGCTTATTGGTATTTTGCCTTCGAAGAAAAAGAACTTTATCAATTGATGTACGGTGTTGGAACTCAATGTTGCGAAATGGAAAAATCATTTAAATGTTTTGATTCACATGCAACAATTATCAGTGAGGTAATAAAAGAAGTCATGAAAGACAGTAATCCTTCAGAAGATTTAATCTGCCAAAAGTATTTTACTTACTGGTCTATTATACATGGTTTAATTTCTATTAATCTGGTAAATAAGGGATTCGGTGATGAAGTCAATCAGGAGGTACTGAAAGATGCGATACACGGCATTACTCGTTCCTTAGTCGATTAG
- a CDS encoding efflux RND transporter periplasmic adaptor subunit: protein MKSLFSTIIKDSFSPVLNVVKLFNNVLKIATIASIPFLISSCTNENNNDAVLPPEEVPVIEASSSIQTIYQEYPATIEGTSIVEIRPQIDGILQQIYVDEGAKVSKGQTLFKIDDNPYREELNNALANLHAAEAALVNAQLEVEKKTRLVNNKVLADFQLKTAVAAENVAKANLEQAKAGVASAKINLSYTVIKAPVDGYIGRLLKKQGSIISPTDASALTQLTDTHELHVYFSLGENDFVSFKNQHEGSTLDEKLQKLPPVTLLLSDRSPYPQSGKIDMIDGQFDKNTGSITLRATFPNKEGLLRSGNTGKIQLGKQYESVLVIPQMATVEMQDKIFVYTVGDSNKVSRKPIQIVGKSDANYLVKEGIKEGDFIIYKGMDLLQEDQVIAPQKVSLDSLTLTAFNK from the coding sequence ATGAAATCGCTATTTTCGACAATAATAAAGGATAGTTTTTCCCCAGTACTTAACGTTGTTAAATTGTTTAATAATGTTTTAAAAATAGCTACCATAGCTTCAATTCCCTTTTTAATTAGTAGTTGTACAAACGAAAATAACAACGACGCCGTGTTACCACCAGAAGAAGTTCCTGTTATAGAAGCCTCTTCAAGTATACAAACTATTTACCAGGAATACCCGGCAACAATAGAGGGAACGAGTATCGTAGAGATCCGTCCGCAAATTGATGGGATCTTACAGCAAATTTATGTAGATGAGGGAGCAAAAGTCAGTAAGGGCCAGACGCTCTTTAAAATAGATGATAATCCTTATCGTGAAGAATTAAACAATGCGCTTGCAAATTTGCATGCGGCCGAAGCTGCTCTTGTAAATGCTCAATTAGAAGTGGAAAAAAAGACTAGGTTAGTGAACAACAAGGTATTGGCAGACTTTCAACTTAAAACAGCTGTTGCTGCGGAAAATGTTGCAAAAGCAAACCTCGAACAAGCCAAAGCGGGTGTGGCCAGTGCTAAAATTAATTTAAGTTACACGGTCATCAAAGCACCAGTAGACGGTTATATTGGCAGATTATTAAAAAAACAGGGAAGTATAATAAGTCCAACTGATGCCTCGGCGCTTACACAATTAACCGATACACATGAATTACATGTATACTTTTCATTGGGTGAGAACGATTTTGTCAGTTTTAAAAATCAACATGAAGGCAGTACACTGGACGAAAAACTACAAAAACTGCCTCCTGTTACCTTACTCTTATCTGATAGGTCTCCCTATCCACAATCAGGAAAAATTGATATGATCGATGGGCAATTTGATAAAAACACCGGATCAATTACCCTACGGGCAACCTTCCCAAATAAAGAAGGACTATTACGCTCCGGAAACACCGGAAAAATACAGTTAGGGAAACAGTATGAAAGCGTACTGGTTATTCCGCAAATGGCCACAGTAGAAATGCAAGATAAAATCTTTGTATACACTGTAGGGGACAGCAATAAGGTGAGTAGGAAACCAATTCAAATTGTAGGTAAAAGCGATGCAAACTATTTAGTAAAAGAGGGAATAAAAGAAGGCGATTTTATTATTTATAAAGGAATGGATCTCTTACAGGAAGATCAAGTCATTGCCCCTCAAAAAGTATCACTAGACAGCCTCACATTGACAGCATTTAACAAATAG
- a CDS encoding efflux RND transporter permease subunit — protein sequence MLKRFIERPVLATVISILLVILGVLGIIKLPLQQFPDIAPPAVRVMALYPGANAETVIRAVAPSLEESINGVENMTYMSSTASNDGSLMITVYFKLGTDPDQAAVNVQNRVAQATNQLPAEVVQAGITTEKQQNSLIMVLDLYTEDENAYDQTFMANYAQINIIPELKRIPGVGQAIIFGGSKDYSMRVWLDPNQMATYKLTPNEVMAAIQDKNVEAAPGKFGESSKEAFEFIIKYKGKLNEPLDYENIILRSNADGSVLRLKDVAKIELGSYTYASHTRIDGKAGLNIGVMQLAGSNANEIQIGIQDFMEKAEKSFPKGVKYLVLYNTKDALDQSIDQVKHTLIEAFILVFLVVFIFLQDFRSTLIPAIAVPVAIIGTFFFMQLFGFSINLLTLFALVLAIGIVVDDAIVVVEAVHAKMEHQKLPPRVATTSAMGEITGAIISITLVMSAVFLPIGFMEGSTGVFYRQFAFTLAIAIVLSAINALTLSPALCALFLKEVNHEGQTTRSLSFKEKFFAGFNSGFSKLTNNYLGGLRFLIRFKWFSIAALALVLVTTILMVRKTPTGFIPSEDQGFIAISLSMPLGASLERTTNALKEAEQQLQNAPFTKTLNILSGFNILIEATSPSAGVAFILLKPHNERGEIKDINEIMNVVSEKLTSIKGANFFVFTFPTVPGFSNVDGLDMVLQDRTGGKLDKFDQVGQTFLAELMNRPEIQVAFTTFRADYPQYELEVDDVKAEQLSVSTKDILQTMQAYFGSAQASDFNRFGKYYRVMVQANKIDRTEPSSMDGVYVKNKLGEMVPINTLVTLKRVYGPETVSRYNLFNSIGINAIPTPGHSSGDAIQAVEQVAERFLPTGFSYEFSGMTKEEITSGGQSTVIFILCLIFVYFLLAAQYESYILPLAVILSIPTGVFGVFVAIGLTGIENNIYVQVALVMLIGLLAKNAILIVEFAVQRRKNGLSIRSAALEAAQLRLRPIIMTSLAFVVGLIPMMSANGPSAQGNHSISIGAAGGMLSGVILGLFIIPVLYIIFQYLQEKVSGTPKPLNHSTNNNVSVQQLSEAETIQLS from the coding sequence ATGTTAAAAAGATTTATTGAAAGACCGGTATTAGCCACTGTTATATCTATATTGCTTGTTATACTTGGTGTGTTGGGTATTATAAAATTACCTTTGCAGCAATTCCCCGATATTGCCCCACCTGCTGTTCGGGTTATGGCACTCTATCCAGGCGCTAACGCCGAAACGGTTATCCGTGCCGTAGCCCCCTCATTAGAGGAATCTATCAATGGTGTAGAGAATATGACGTATATGAGCTCTACAGCAAGCAATGATGGGTCCTTAATGATTACGGTATATTTTAAATTAGGTACCGATCCAGATCAGGCGGCAGTAAATGTGCAAAATAGAGTTGCACAGGCTACCAATCAGCTGCCCGCTGAGGTAGTACAGGCTGGTATTACTACCGAGAAGCAGCAAAACAGCTTGATTATGGTACTAGACCTCTATACGGAAGACGAGAATGCCTATGATCAAACGTTTATGGCTAATTATGCACAAATCAATATTATTCCAGAACTTAAAAGAATACCCGGAGTTGGTCAGGCCATTATATTTGGAGGTAGCAAGGACTACTCCATGCGCGTCTGGTTAGACCCCAACCAAATGGCGACCTATAAACTTACGCCTAATGAAGTAATGGCGGCCATACAAGATAAAAATGTCGAGGCTGCGCCAGGTAAATTTGGAGAAAGCAGCAAGGAAGCATTTGAGTTTATTATTAAGTACAAAGGAAAACTTAATGAGCCGTTGGACTACGAAAATATTATCCTTCGATCAAACGCCGATGGATCGGTATTACGGCTAAAAGACGTGGCCAAAATCGAGCTTGGGTCGTATACTTATGCCAGTCATACCAGAATTGATGGCAAGGCAGGTCTTAACATTGGTGTTATGCAATTAGCAGGCTCCAACGCTAATGAAATTCAGATAGGGATTCAGGATTTCATGGAAAAAGCAGAAAAAAGTTTTCCAAAAGGTGTAAAATATCTAGTGCTATACAATACGAAAGACGCGCTAGATCAATCCATCGACCAAGTGAAACATACACTTATCGAAGCCTTCATTTTGGTGTTTTTGGTAGTTTTTATTTTCCTACAGGACTTCAGATCAACTCTTATTCCAGCTATTGCAGTGCCTGTTGCTATCATTGGAACGTTCTTCTTTATGCAGTTATTTGGTTTCTCCATTAATTTACTGACCCTTTTCGCTTTGGTGTTGGCGATTGGAATTGTGGTAGACGATGCCATCGTAGTGGTAGAAGCCGTCCATGCAAAAATGGAGCATCAAAAACTCCCACCAAGAGTGGCAACTACCTCCGCTATGGGTGAAATTACCGGCGCTATTATATCCATTACTCTGGTGATGTCGGCCGTGTTCCTACCGATAGGTTTTATGGAAGGATCAACCGGTGTATTTTATAGACAGTTTGCTTTTACCTTGGCAATAGCCATTGTGCTTTCTGCAATCAACGCGTTAACACTTAGCCCAGCCCTGTGTGCTTTATTCTTAAAAGAGGTCAACCATGAAGGACAAACTACAAGATCGTTGAGTTTCAAAGAAAAGTTCTTTGCTGGCTTTAACTCGGGTTTCAGTAAATTGACCAATAATTATTTAGGTGGGCTCCGTTTTTTGATTCGGTTTAAATGGTTTAGTATTGCGGCTTTAGCCTTAGTTTTAGTGACCACTATTTTAATGGTCAGAAAAACGCCTACCGGCTTTATACCTTCAGAAGATCAAGGCTTTATTGCTATATCACTTTCTATGCCTCTTGGTGCCTCTTTGGAACGTACTACGAACGCGTTAAAAGAAGCTGAACAACAGTTACAAAATGCACCATTTACAAAAACGCTTAATATACTTTCTGGTTTCAACATTCTGATAGAAGCCACCAGTCCTTCTGCCGGTGTCGCGTTTATATTACTTAAACCGCACAATGAAAGAGGCGAGATAAAAGACATCAACGAAATAATGAATGTTGTAAGTGAGAAACTCACCTCTATTAAAGGGGCCAATTTCTTTGTCTTTACCTTTCCTACTGTTCCCGGATTCAGCAATGTTGATGGTTTGGACATGGTATTACAAGATCGTACCGGAGGGAAATTGGACAAATTTGATCAAGTTGGCCAGACTTTTTTAGCAGAATTAATGAATCGTCCTGAAATACAAGTAGCTTTTACCACCTTTAGAGCGGATTATCCACAATACGAACTGGAAGTGGACGATGTTAAGGCAGAACAACTAAGTGTAAGCACGAAGGATATTTTGCAAACCATGCAGGCCTATTTCGGGAGTGCGCAGGCATCAGATTTCAATCGCTTCGGAAAATACTATCGGGTGATGGTGCAAGCCAACAAAATAGATAGAACAGAACCTTCTTCCATGGATGGCGTGTATGTAAAAAATAAACTTGGAGAAATGGTTCCTATCAACACCCTAGTAACGCTGAAACGTGTTTATGGTCCGGAAACCGTTTCCAGGTACAATCTTTTTAATTCCATAGGCATCAATGCCATACCAACACCAGGGCACAGTTCGGGTGATGCAATCCAAGCGGTTGAACAGGTAGCTGAACGATTCCTTCCAACTGGTTTCTCCTACGAATTTTCAGGTATGACCAAGGAAGAAATTACCTCCGGGGGGCAATCGACAGTTATTTTTATATTATGCCTGATTTTTGTTTATTTTCTGTTAGCCGCACAATATGAAAGCTACATATTGCCCTTGGCCGTAATACTTTCTATACCAACGGGTGTATTTGGCGTATTTGTGGCCATCGGTTTAACAGGCATTGAAAACAATATTTATGTACAGGTTGCGCTGGTAATGCTTATTGGCTTGCTTGCCAAAAACGCTATTTTAATCGTTGAGTTCGCCGTACAAAGAAGAAAAAATGGACTGTCTATCCGATCGGCTGCATTGGAGGCGGCTCAGCTAAGATTAAGGCCTATTATTATGACATCACTGGCCTTCGTAGTTGGACTGATCCCGATGATGAGCGCTAACGGACCTTCGGCACAAGGCAATCATTCCATCAGTATAGGCGCAGCTGGAGGCATGTTATCTGGCGTTATTCTTGGGTTATTTATCATACCGGTACTTTACATTATATTTCAATATTTGCAGGAAAAAGTATCTGGTACACCTAAGCCCCTTAACCACTCAACGAACAACAATGTGTCGGTACAACAATTAAGCGAAGCCGAAACGATTCAATTAAGCTAA